In one window of Photorhabdus laumondii subsp. laumondii DNA:
- the wzzE gene encoding ECA polysaccharide chain length modulation protein has translation MIKSETKSIQDKQALEHELDIRALCSALWHGKVWIIVLAIIFATAALGASYLMQQKWSATAITDLPTTNQLGSYYSQQQFLRNLDTHINISLETQLPSISEEAYKEFITQVAAYDTRREFWLKSDYYKQQQEGDARADAALLDELVNNIQFIPHDDKKVLNDSIKLTAESSGQANQLLRQYIAFANSRASTHLNDEVKGAWITRAQSMDALVKRQEMVAKAVYSREMNVLQQSLKIAEKQGIRRNQTDTPVDQLPDSKMFMLGAPLLQAQLETLEAIGPKYDVDYDRNIAMLAAWNVHPTLQDQFQAYRYLRTPEEPVTRDSPRRMFLMIMWGAVGALVGAGVALVRCSRK, from the coding sequence GTGATAAAATCAGAAACGAAATCTATTCAGGATAAACAAGCTCTGGAGCATGAGCTGGATATCAGAGCTTTGTGCAGTGCGCTATGGCATGGAAAGGTATGGATCATTGTACTGGCAATAATTTTCGCAACCGCGGCGCTAGGAGCATCTTATCTGATGCAACAAAAATGGAGTGCCACCGCAATCACTGATCTGCCTACGACTAATCAGTTGGGAAGTTATTACTCTCAGCAGCAGTTTTTGCGCAATCTGGATACTCACATTAATATTTCATTGGAAACTCAGTTACCGTCTATTTCAGAAGAAGCCTATAAGGAGTTCATCACTCAGGTTGCCGCATATGATACTCGCCGTGAATTCTGGTTGAAATCTGATTATTACAAGCAGCAGCAGGAAGGCGATGCCAGAGCTGATGCGGCCTTATTAGATGAATTAGTCAATAATATTCAGTTTATTCCTCATGATGATAAAAAAGTGCTGAATGACAGCATTAAACTGACCGCTGAGTCTTCTGGACAAGCAAATCAACTCCTGCGCCAGTACATTGCTTTTGCCAATAGTCGTGCCAGTACTCATTTAAATGATGAAGTAAAAGGTGCATGGATTACCCGTGCCCAATCTATGGATGCATTGGTTAAGCGTCAAGAAATGGTCGCTAAAGCGGTTTATAGCCGCGAAATGAATGTATTACAACAGTCCCTGAAAATTGCGGAAAAACAAGGGATTCGGCGCAATCAAACGGATACACCGGTGGATCAGTTGCCCGATTCAAAAATGTTTATGTTAGGGGCGCCGTTGTTACAGGCTCAACTTGAGACTTTGGAAGCAATAGGGCCTAAGTATGATGTGGACTATGACCGGAATATTGCAATGTTAGCAGCATGGAATGTTCACCCGACGTTACAGGATCAATTCCAGGCTTACCGCTATTTGAGAACACCAGAGGAGCCTGTTACCAGAGACAGCCCTCGCAGAATGTTTTTGATGATCATGTGGGGTGCAGTTGGCGCTTTAGTGGGAGCCGGCGTGGCATTGGTTAGATGCTCACGTAAGTAA
- the wecA gene encoding UDP-N-acetylglucosamine--undecaprenyl-phosphate N-acetylglucosaminephosphotransferase gives MNILSMNIEIFYVFLFSFAFLFMARKIAKKVGLVDKPNYRKCHQGLVPLVGGISIFVGICFAFVITKEFIPHKWLYLVCAGVLVFVGALDDRFDISVKVRATIQALVGIAMMYFAGLKLDSLGYAFGPWDMTLGPFSYVVTLFAVWAAINAFNMVDGIDGLLGGLSCVSFGALGILLYQSGNTALALWCFAFIAAILPYIVLNLGLLSQRFKVFMGDAGSTLIGFTIIWLLIESTQGNERPVNPVTALWIVAIPLMDMVAIMYRRLRKGMSPFSPDRQHIHHLVMRSGFSSRQAFILITVAATLLAAVGITGEWLEFVPEWIMLALFLLAFVLYGYCLKRVWKVARFIKRQKRRMRRSANH, from the coding sequence GTGAATATTCTCAGCATGAATATTGAAATTTTTTATGTTTTTCTGTTTTCTTTTGCGTTTTTGTTTATGGCTCGCAAAATAGCAAAGAAAGTTGGCCTTGTTGATAAGCCCAATTATCGTAAGTGTCATCAGGGGTTAGTGCCTCTGGTTGGAGGAATATCAATATTTGTTGGCATCTGTTTTGCTTTTGTTATCACAAAAGAATTTATTCCTCACAAGTGGTTATATTTGGTTTGTGCTGGTGTATTGGTATTTGTCGGTGCATTGGATGACCGTTTTGATATCAGCGTTAAGGTCCGGGCAACCATCCAAGCTCTGGTTGGTATTGCGATGATGTATTTTGCTGGCCTGAAGTTAGATAGTCTTGGTTATGCTTTTGGCCCTTGGGACATGACACTTGGACCGTTTAGTTATGTTGTGACACTATTTGCTGTCTGGGCTGCTATCAATGCATTTAATATGGTTGATGGGATAGATGGATTATTAGGCGGATTATCTTGTGTCTCCTTCGGTGCTTTGGGGATCTTACTGTATCAAAGTGGTAATACGGCACTAGCATTATGGTGTTTTGCATTTATTGCTGCCATTCTCCCTTATATTGTTCTTAATCTTGGTTTATTAAGCCAACGTTTCAAAGTGTTTATGGGGGATGCGGGCAGTACACTGATTGGTTTTACCATTATCTGGTTGCTCATTGAATCTACTCAGGGGAATGAGCGCCCTGTTAATCCAGTTACTGCGTTGTGGATTGTTGCCATTCCATTAATGGATATGGTTGCTATTATGTACCGCCGGTTACGGAAGGGAATGAGCCCATTTTCTCCTGACAGGCAACATATTCACCACCTAGTTATGCGGTCTGGATTCTCATCACGTCAGGCTTTTATTTTAATCACTGTTGCAGCCACTTTATTAGCCGCTGTCGGCATTACTGGAGAATGGCTGGAATTTGTGCCTGAGTGGATAATGTTGGCACTGTTCTTGCTTGCATTTGTGTTGTATGGCTATTGCCTCAAGCGTGTATGGAAGGTAGCTCGTTTCATTAAACGGCAAAAGCGTCGTATGCGCCGTTCAGCTAACCATTAA
- the rho gene encoding transcription termination factor Rho, giving the protein MNLTELKNTPVSELITLGENMGLENLARMRKQDIIFSILKQHAKSGEDIFGDGVLEILQDGFGFLRSADSSYLAGPDDIYVSPSQIRRFNLRTGDTISGKIRPPKEGERYFALLKVNEVNFDKPENARSKILFENLTPLHANSRLRMERGNGSTEDLTARVLDLAAPIGRGQRGLIVAPPKAGKTMLLQNIAANIAHNHPDCVLMVLLIDERPEEVTEMQRLVKGEVIASTFDEPASRHVQVAEMVIEKAKRLVEHKKDVIILLDSITRLARAYNTVVPASGKVLTGGVDANALHRPKRFFGAARNVEEGGSLTIIATALVDTGSKMDEVIYEEFKGTGNMELHLSRKIAEKRVFPAIDYNRSGTRKEELLTTSEELQKMWILRKIIHPMGEIDAMEFLINKLAMSKTNDDFFDMMKRS; this is encoded by the coding sequence ATGAATCTTACCGAATTAAAGAATACGCCGGTATCTGAACTGATTACACTTGGCGAAAATATGGGGCTGGAAAATCTAGCCCGTATGCGTAAACAAGATATTATCTTCTCTATCCTTAAGCAGCATGCGAAAAGTGGGGAAGATATCTTCGGTGATGGCGTGTTGGAGATATTGCAGGATGGCTTTGGATTCCTCCGTTCAGCAGACAGCTCCTACCTTGCCGGCCCCGATGATATCTACGTTTCTCCCAGCCAAATCCGTCGTTTTAACCTCCGCACCGGTGACACAATTTCAGGTAAAATTCGTCCACCTAAAGAAGGTGAACGCTATTTTGCCCTGTTGAAGGTTAACGAAGTTAATTTTGACAAACCAGAAAATGCCCGCAGTAAAATTCTTTTTGAAAACTTAACCCCGCTGCATGCTAATAGCCGCCTGCGTATGGAACGTGGTAATGGTTCCACTGAGGATCTGACTGCCCGTGTTCTGGATCTGGCTGCACCGATTGGCCGTGGACAACGTGGTCTGATCGTCGCGCCACCAAAAGCGGGTAAAACGATGTTGCTGCAAAATATTGCCGCTAACATAGCTCACAATCATCCAGATTGTGTATTGATGGTACTTCTGATTGATGAACGTCCAGAAGAAGTCACTGAAATGCAACGCCTGGTAAAAGGTGAGGTTATTGCTTCTACTTTTGATGAACCCGCTTCTCGTCACGTTCAGGTGGCAGAGATGGTTATTGAGAAAGCAAAACGTCTGGTTGAACACAAAAAAGATGTGATTATTCTGCTTGACTCTATTACTCGCTTAGCACGTGCCTATAATACTGTTGTTCCCGCATCCGGTAAGGTATTGACTGGTGGTGTGGATGCTAACGCGTTACATCGTCCGAAACGTTTCTTCGGGGCTGCGCGTAATGTGGAAGAGGGCGGAAGCCTGACCATTATTGCGACTGCGTTGGTGGATACGGGTTCTAAGATGGATGAAGTGATTTACGAAGAGTTCAAAGGCACTGGTAACATGGAGCTGCATCTCTCCCGTAAAATTGCTGAAAAACGTGTTTTCCCAGCTATTGATTACAACCGTTCTGGTACACGTAAAGAAGAACTACTCACCACCTCTGAAGAGCTACAGAAAATGTGGATTCTGCGCAAAATTATTCATCCGATGGGCGAAATTGATGCGATGGAATTCCTTATCAACAAACTGGCTATGAGCAAAACGAACGACGATTTCTTTGACATGATGAAACGTTCATAG
- the trxA gene encoding thioredoxin TrxA — MSDKIIHLSDASFDTDVLNAAGPVLVDFWAAWCGPCKMIAPILDEIAPEYSGKLTITKLNIDDNPATAPKYGIRGIPTLLLFKDGQVAATKVGALSKTQLKEFLDANL; from the coding sequence ATGAGCGACAAAATTATTCATTTGAGTGACGCTAGCTTTGATACTGACGTTCTTAACGCAGCAGGTCCAGTTCTTGTCGATTTTTGGGCTGCCTGGTGTGGACCATGTAAAATGATTGCACCTATTTTAGATGAAATTGCCCCAGAATATTCAGGCAAACTGACTATTACTAAATTGAACATTGATGACAACCCGGCAACTGCTCCTAAGTATGGTATCCGTGGTATTCCTACACTGTTGCTGTTTAAAGATGGTCAGGTTGCTGCTACAAAAGTGGGAGCACTGTCAAAAACTCAATTGAAAGAATTTTTGGATGCTAATCTCTGA
- the rhlB gene encoding ATP-dependent RNA helicase RhlB encodes MSKTHLTEKKFSDFALHPKVIEALDNKGFSNCTPIQALTLPFTVEGRDVAGQAQTGTGKTLAFLASAFHYLLTHPAAEERQTNQPRALIMAPTRELAVQIYSDAEDLAQATGLKMGLAYGGDGYDKQLKILESGVDILIGTTGRLIDYTKQGHINLNAVQVVVLDEADRMYDLGFIKDIRWLFRRMPPVNERMNLLFSATLSYRVRELAFEQMNHAEYIEVEPLQKTGHRIREELFYPSNEEKMRLLQTLLEEEWPDRCIIFANTKHRCEDIWAHLAADGHRVGLLTGDVAQKKRLRILEEFSNGNIDILVATDVAARGLHIPLVTHVFNYDLPDDCEDYVHRIGRTGRAGESGHSISLACEEYALNLPAIEDYIQHSIPVSKYNSQALLKDLPAPKRRYRSRSGNHQRRNNLSHRNNTPRNNRKRSG; translated from the coding sequence ATGAGTAAAACACACTTGACAGAAAAGAAGTTTTCCGACTTCGCCTTGCACCCCAAGGTTATAGAAGCTCTTGATAATAAGGGCTTTTCTAATTGTACACCGATACAAGCACTGACATTGCCTTTCACTGTCGAAGGTCGTGATGTCGCGGGGCAAGCGCAAACCGGTACGGGGAAGACGCTAGCATTTTTAGCGTCTGCTTTTCATTATTTACTAACTCATCCCGCAGCGGAGGAGCGTCAAACCAATCAGCCAAGAGCGCTGATTATGGCTCCTACCCGCGAGCTCGCTGTACAGATTTACTCTGACGCAGAAGATCTGGCACAGGCAACAGGTCTAAAGATGGGTCTTGCCTACGGCGGTGATGGTTACGACAAGCAGCTGAAAATACTGGAATCCGGAGTTGACATCCTTATCGGCACTACCGGACGTCTAATCGACTATACCAAACAGGGGCACATTAATCTGAATGCGGTCCAAGTTGTGGTTCTTGATGAAGCTGATCGCATGTACGATCTCGGTTTTATCAAAGATATCCGCTGGCTATTCCGTCGGATGCCACCAGTAAACGAACGCATGAACCTACTGTTTTCTGCCACACTCTCTTACCGAGTCCGAGAACTGGCATTTGAGCAAATGAATCATGCAGAGTATATCGAGGTAGAACCGTTACAGAAAACAGGACACCGCATCCGCGAAGAGCTGTTTTATCCTTCTAATGAAGAAAAGATGCGCCTGCTTCAAACGTTGTTGGAAGAAGAGTGGCCTGATCGATGCATTATTTTCGCCAATACAAAACATCGTTGTGAAGATATCTGGGCGCATCTGGCTGCTGACGGACATCGAGTTGGGTTACTAACCGGTGATGTAGCACAAAAAAAACGGTTACGCATTCTGGAAGAATTCAGCAACGGCAATATTGATATTCTGGTTGCAACTGATGTCGCAGCCCGTGGGTTGCACATTCCTTTAGTCACTCATGTTTTTAATTATGACTTACCAGACGACTGCGAGGATTATGTTCACCGCATTGGCCGTACTGGTCGTGCAGGTGAAAGTGGTCATTCGATCAGCCTGGCCTGTGAAGAATATGCACTAAACCTGCCAGCGATTGAAGATTATATTCAACACTCTATCCCGGTCAGCAAATATAACAGTCAAGCCTTGCTGAAAGATTTACCGGCACCTAAACGCCGATACCGTTCGCGTTCAGGAAATCATCAGCGCCGTAACAATTTGTCGCATCGTAATAATACACCACGTAATAACCGTAAACGTTCAGGCTGA
- the gppA gene encoding guanosine-5'-triphosphate,3'-diphosphate diphosphatase, translating to MLSSSSLYAAIDLGSNSFHMLVVREVSGSMQILARIKRKVRLAAGLDKNNRLSQQAMERGWQCLRIFSERLQDIPPSQIRVVATATLRIAENSDEFVGKASEILDCPVKVISGEDEARLIYQGVAHTTGGPEKRLVVDIGGASTELVTGNGAKASQLSSLSMGCVTWLEGYFNDRSLTEENFARAEAAAHETLKLIAPKLIEQGWQICVGASGTVQALQEIMIAQGMDELITLPKLQELKHKAIECGKLEELEIEGLTLERALVFPSGLAILIAIFQALNIESMILAGGALREGLVYGMLDLPIEPDIRTRTLRNIQRRFQLDVEQSQRVKQLAEHFLQQVAKPWELDSRCHELLQSACLIHEIGLSIDFHQAPSHAAYLINYLALPGYTPAQKKLLATLLKNQSGPIDLFSFNQQNALPLIQAQRLCRLLRLAIIFANRRRNDTLPALRLKVSDEALTITLPHGWLMQHPLRAESLQQEIQWQNHAQWSLVLGEQDAQT from the coding sequence ATGCTGAGTTCTTCTTCGCTCTATGCGGCTATCGACCTGGGTTCAAACAGTTTTCATATGCTGGTTGTGCGTGAAGTATCCGGCAGTATGCAAATACTGGCACGAATCAAACGTAAAGTCAGGCTGGCCGCCGGATTAGATAAAAATAACCGCTTATCTCAACAGGCAATGGAGAGAGGTTGGCAATGTCTCAGGATTTTTTCTGAACGCTTACAAGATATACCACCATCACAAATCCGCGTTGTTGCTACAGCAACTTTACGTATCGCTGAAAATTCAGACGAATTTGTGGGAAAAGCATCAGAAATCCTTGATTGCCCGGTTAAAGTAATCAGTGGCGAAGATGAAGCTCGGCTTATTTATCAAGGCGTTGCCCATACAACTGGCGGCCCTGAAAAACGTCTGGTTGTAGATATTGGTGGTGCAAGTACAGAACTGGTTACGGGGAATGGGGCAAAAGCCTCTCAGTTATCCAGCCTAAGTATGGGTTGTGTTACCTGGCTTGAAGGCTACTTTAATGACCGTAGCCTGACGGAAGAAAATTTCGCCAGAGCCGAAGCTGCCGCACATGAAACGTTGAAACTCATTGCCCCAAAACTGATCGAACAAGGCTGGCAGATTTGTGTAGGCGCTTCCGGTACCGTTCAGGCTCTGCAAGAAATCATGATTGCTCAGGGTATGGATGAACTGATCACTTTGCCGAAACTTCAAGAGCTCAAACATAAAGCGATTGAATGCGGTAAGCTGGAAGAGCTGGAAATAGAAGGATTGACGCTGGAACGGGCTTTAGTTTTCCCAAGTGGCCTTGCTATCCTGATAGCGATTTTCCAGGCATTAAATATTGAAAGTATGATCCTTGCGGGCGGCGCCTTACGGGAAGGTCTTGTTTACGGCATGCTGGATTTACCAATAGAACCAGATATTCGTACCAGAACACTACGTAATATACAGCGACGTTTTCAGCTAGACGTTGAACAGTCTCAACGGGTCAAACAATTGGCTGAACACTTCCTACAACAGGTTGCTAAACCTTGGGAACTTGATAGCCGATGTCATGAATTATTACAAAGTGCCTGTTTGATACATGAAATTGGCCTAAGTATTGATTTCCATCAAGCTCCATCACATGCAGCCTATCTGATCAATTATCTCGCTCTCCCCGGCTATACGCCTGCACAGAAAAAACTCTTAGCCACATTGCTAAAGAACCAGAGCGGCCCTATTGATTTGTTTTCCTTTAATCAACAAAACGCCTTACCTCTGATACAAGCTCAACGTTTATGTCGTCTGTTGCGGTTAGCTATCATCTTCGCCAACCGTCGTCGAAATGACACGCTCCCTGCTCTACGTTTAAAAGTGAGTGATGAAGCGTTAACAATAACGTTACCTCATGGCTGGCTAATGCAACACCCTCTGAGGGCAGAGTCTTTACAGCAGGAAATTCAGTGGCAAAACCATGCTCAATGGTCACTTGTTTTAGGCGAGCAGGATGCTCAAACCTGA
- the rep gene encoding DNA helicase Rep, whose product MRLNPSQQQAVEFVTGPCLVLAGAGSGKTRVITNKIAHLIRTCGYQPRHIAAVTFTNKAAREMKERVAQTLGRKEAKGLMISTFHTLGLEIIKREYKTLGMKSNFSLFDDQDQMALLKDLTADLLEEDKDLLQKLISTISNWKNDLLSPQQVLALVRSAQEHQFAECYRRYDLHLASCNVLDFDDLITKPTLLMQRDEEVRERWQNRIRYLLVDEYQDTNTSQYQLVKLLVGQRARFTVVGDDDQSIYSWRGARPQNLVLLKEDFPKLNVIKLEQNYRSSGCILKAANILIANNPHVFEKRLFSELGYGDPLKVITANNEEHEAERVIGELMAHHFINKTQYKDYAILYRGNHQSRVFEKMLMQNRIPYRISGGTSFFARPEIKDLLAYLRVLTNPEDDSAFLRIVNTPRREIGAATIQKLGEWANQRNKSLYQASFDLGLEQSLTGRGLAALQRFIHWMDEITRQVERDPLLAVRDLLHGMDYESWLYETSPSPKAAEMRMKNINQLFTWMSEMLEGDELNEAMTLSQVVARFTLRDMLERDEDGEEFDQVQLMTLHASKGLEFPYVFLVGMEEGLLPHQSSIDEENIDEERRLAYVGITRAQRELFFTLCKERRQYGELIRPEPSRFLHELPQDDLHWPQDKKIVTAEERMQKGQSRIADIKSRLGLGQKNKS is encoded by the coding sequence ATGCGATTAAATCCTAGCCAACAACAAGCTGTCGAATTTGTTACCGGTCCTTGTCTGGTCCTGGCGGGGGCGGGTTCTGGTAAAACTAGAGTGATCACCAATAAAATTGCTCATCTTATCCGTACTTGTGGCTATCAGCCTCGCCATATCGCCGCTGTGACGTTTACTAATAAAGCCGCACGGGAAATGAAAGAGCGTGTAGCACAAACTCTGGGGCGCAAAGAGGCTAAGGGGTTGATGATTTCGACTTTCCACACTTTGGGGTTGGAAATCATTAAGCGCGAATACAAAACGTTAGGAATGAAAAGCAATTTCTCGTTATTTGATGATCAGGACCAGATGGCTTTGTTGAAAGATTTAACAGCCGATTTACTGGAGGAAGATAAAGATCTATTACAAAAACTGATCTCCACCATTTCAAATTGGAAAAATGATCTGCTTTCTCCACAGCAAGTTTTGGCATTGGTCCGTTCTGCTCAGGAGCACCAGTTTGCTGAATGTTATCGCCGTTATGATTTACATCTGGCGAGCTGTAATGTATTGGATTTTGACGATTTGATTACCAAACCGACTTTGCTAATGCAGCGTGATGAAGAAGTCAGGGAGCGTTGGCAAAACCGTATTCGTTATCTGTTGGTAGATGAATATCAGGACACTAATACCAGTCAATATCAACTGGTTAAATTGTTGGTGGGGCAAAGGGCTCGTTTTACGGTGGTGGGTGATGATGACCAGTCGATCTATTCATGGCGCGGTGCAAGACCACAAAATTTGGTGTTACTGAAAGAGGATTTCCCTAAGCTTAATGTGATCAAATTAGAACAAAACTATCGTTCCTCTGGCTGTATTCTGAAAGCAGCTAATATTTTGATCGCCAATAACCCTCACGTGTTTGAAAAACGGCTTTTTTCTGAACTGGGGTATGGTGATCCATTGAAAGTGATTACAGCTAATAATGAAGAGCATGAGGCGGAAAGGGTTATTGGGGAGCTGATGGCACATCACTTTATCAATAAGACCCAATATAAAGATTACGCTATTCTCTACCGAGGAAATCATCAATCCCGCGTGTTTGAAAAGATGCTGATGCAAAACCGCATTCCTTACCGGATTTCTGGTGGTACTTCTTTCTTTGCCCGCCCTGAAATTAAGGACTTGCTAGCTTATCTGCGGGTGCTGACTAATCCCGAAGATGACAGCGCATTCCTAAGAATTGTCAATACGCCAAGACGTGAAATTGGTGCTGCTACCATTCAAAAACTGGGTGAGTGGGCGAATCAGCGCAATAAAAGTCTCTATCAGGCTAGTTTCGATCTCGGTTTGGAACAAAGTCTAACTGGCCGCGGTTTGGCGGCATTACAGCGTTTTATTCACTGGATGGATGAGATAACTCGTCAGGTTGAACGAGATCCTTTGCTAGCGGTGCGTGATCTACTTCATGGTATGGATTATGAAAGCTGGCTGTACGAAACATCACCGAGTCCGAAAGCGGCTGAAATGCGGATGAAAAATATTAATCAGTTATTCACTTGGATGAGTGAAATGCTGGAAGGTGATGAACTGAACGAAGCAATGACTTTATCTCAGGTGGTCGCGCGTTTCACATTACGGGATATGCTGGAGCGAGACGAAGATGGTGAGGAGTTTGATCAGGTGCAATTGATGACTTTACATGCTTCCAAAGGGTTAGAGTTTCCCTATGTATTTCTGGTTGGCATGGAAGAAGGGCTGTTGCCTCATCAGAGCAGTATTGATGAAGAAAATATTGATGAAGAGCGACGATTGGCTTATGTAGGGATCACCCGAGCTCAACGGGAGTTATTCTTTACTTTATGTAAAGAACGTCGTCAATATGGCGAGTTAATCCGTCCAGAACCAAGCCGTTTTTTGCATGAGTTGCCACAGGATGACTTACATTGGCCACAAGATAAAAAAATAGTGACTGCCGAAGAAAGAATGCAAAAAGGGCAATCGCGTATTGCGGATATCAAATCGCGTTTAGGGCTTGGACAAAAAAATAAGTCATAA
- the ilvC gene encoding ketol-acid reductoisomerase, whose product MANYFNTLNLRQQLAQLGKCRFMAREEFVDETGYLKGKKVVIVGCGAQGLNQGLNMRDSGLDIAYALRKEAIEEKRASWRKATENGFQVGTYEELIPQADLVINLTPDKQHSSVVSAVQPLMKEGAALGYSHGLNIVEVGEQIRKDITVVMVAPKCPGTEVREEYKRGFGVPTLIAVHPENDPKGEGMAIAKAWAAATGAHRAGVLESSFVAEVKSDLMGEQTILCGMLQAGSLLCYDKLVADGAEPGYAGKLIQFGWETITEALKQGGITLMMDRLSNPAKLRAYALSEQLKEMMTPLFQKHMDDIISGEFSSGMMADWANDDKKLLGWREETGNTSFENSPEYDGKISEQEYFDHGVLMVAMVKAGVELAFEIMVDTGIIAESAYYESLHELPLIANTISRKRLYEMNVVISDTAEYGNYLFSHVAVPLLKEKFMGSLQAGDLGKPVVDNGIDNAQLRDVNEAIRHHPIEVVGRVLRGYMTDMKRIAVGG is encoded by the coding sequence ATGGCTAATTATTTTAATACGCTGAATTTGCGTCAGCAGTTGGCGCAGTTAGGTAAATGTCGTTTTATGGCGCGGGAAGAGTTTGTTGATGAGACAGGATATTTAAAAGGTAAAAAAGTGGTTATCGTCGGTTGCGGAGCGCAGGGGCTGAATCAGGGCCTGAATATGCGTGACTCCGGTCTGGATATCGCTTATGCCCTGCGTAAAGAGGCCATTGAAGAAAAACGCGCTTCATGGCGTAAAGCAACGGAAAATGGTTTTCAAGTCGGTACTTATGAAGAGTTAATACCGCAGGCTGATTTGGTGATTAACCTGACACCAGATAAGCAACACTCTTCTGTTGTTAGCGCAGTTCAACCGTTGATGAAAGAAGGCGCTGCACTGGGTTATTCTCACGGCTTAAATATTGTTGAAGTCGGTGAACAAATCCGTAAAGACATCACGGTGGTGATGGTAGCGCCTAAGTGTCCTGGCACCGAAGTGCGTGAAGAATATAAACGGGGTTTTGGTGTGCCTACTTTGATCGCAGTTCACCCGGAAAACGATCCGAAAGGTGAAGGTATGGCAATCGCTAAGGCATGGGCCGCGGCAACGGGCGCGCATCGCGCTGGTGTTCTGGAATCTTCTTTCGTGGCTGAAGTGAAATCCGACCTGATGGGTGAGCAAACTATTCTGTGCGGTATGTTACAGGCTGGTTCACTGCTGTGTTATGACAAACTGGTGGCAGATGGTGCTGAGCCGGGTTATGCAGGAAAATTGATCCAGTTTGGCTGGGAAACCATCACAGAAGCCCTGAAACAAGGTGGTATCACCCTGATGATGGACCGTCTGTCTAACCCGGCAAAACTGCGAGCGTATGCGCTGTCTGAGCAGTTGAAAGAAATGATGACGCCGCTGTTCCAGAAACATATGGATGATATCATTTCTGGTGAATTTTCCTCCGGTATGATGGCTGACTGGGCCAATGATGATAAGAAACTATTAGGTTGGCGTGAGGAAACCGGTAACACTTCGTTTGAGAATTCACCTGAATATGATGGCAAAATCAGTGAACAGGAATATTTTGATCACGGCGTTTTAATGGTTGCTATGGTGAAAGCGGGGGTTGAACTGGCATTCGAAATTATGGTTGATACCGGTATTATTGCTGAATCTGCCTATTATGAGTCTCTGCATGAATTACCGCTGATTGCGAATACTATCTCTCGTAAACGTCTGTACGAAATGAATGTCGTTATTTCTGACACAGCAGAATATGGTAACTATTTGTTCTCTCATGTTGCGGTCCCACTGTTGAAAGAGAAGTTTATGGGTTCGCTACAGGCGGGTGATTTAGGTAAGCCCGTTGTAGATAACGGTATTGATAACGCCCAGTTGCGCGATGTAAACGAGGCTATTCGTCACCACCCAATTGAAGTTGTTGGCCGCGTATTACGTGGTTACATGACAGATATGAAACGTATTGCAGTTGGTGGTTGA